A portion of the Chelmon rostratus isolate fCheRos1 chromosome 15, fCheRos1.pri, whole genome shotgun sequence genome contains these proteins:
- the LOC121618501 gene encoding afadin yields MPEEEERAKLAKVIRQWNDNRLDLFEISQPDENLEFHGVMRFYFEDHVGGNVATKCLRVGSASSTHEVIGTLSEKFRPDMKMLTTSYSLYEIHANKERKLDLDERPLVVQLNWTTDNRDGRFVLKKDKESVEENCHEKERGGMIQTFKRTLSRKEKKKEKNKTKATGKVSEEGNGSTEKPLSNNSMSHHETKKQCTESKKQQRQAAQEEKHTGSLYPDSTDQPGLPIGIKFCDNSKEAFLSAVINYTNSSTVHFKLSPAYILYAVGRFALQCHYKRGSPPSGQSHNVTSIANKMVAMTGKVIQRQQAIAGALAFWMANSSELLNFLKHDKDLSPLTQQSQLDLSHLVHKAYSCLLQCLQNELRKHLPTFLIDPEQHGPLPAGIEMVLNTLMNAMFLLRRCRVNPALTIQLFSQLFHFISAWLFNQLMCPEANTPGLRSHYWGAALRQRLMAIEAWAERQGLELAADCHLGHIIQATMLLTMNKYSMKDAKDIQNTCFKLNSLQLQALLAGYLYASNEPHIPPDLIDVVVTAAEACADNLIRSEGRDIQLEESLDLHLPFLLPEGGYSCDSVRGIPPGFREFLEPICRKGLCSLTSQLNSKGDWTVHFSKPTSSAESTDLAAHREPETVTITLNKPLNSGMGVSIVAAKAAGRGNLGIYIKSIVKGGPAEMNGRLTAGDQLLSVDGQSLVGLSQERAAAIMMQTGPVVTLQVAKFGASYHGLGALLSEPTLERIKDGKALTLYGVVDPGPSEHFHGSSKRKKEQLMQRNRQLYRSNPNMTTDFGPEDGAEPADPVLRGNNMTAVSSINLCADTFHREYLTLPTPKSQDKNLCEFSRPQQTFKVSLRPLDGQSSSKKTLMRQALSQENLCMDSGGPLLDKRQNFWEQRDQHAKQTMSHYSSFPIRSSVSTHDILSENCPLTKRQQSSHTSGAGMWRTPFSQHPAPTPSIQPIRIDIPVTRAVNTHTNPPLTTFHSSSLLVVKKSKVNGTKESPQNQANHIYACPLPATKKLPQPPLPSQQQRSTTHRDQATKSQVSTTPTKHVSFQEPPTQQRQGSVPSKQKDPQELGDPWRREAQEKLEKQQRLHVVELLEQEVQELQAKAKRTVEESDRLRKLSLEWQFQRRLQEIQQRGEDDDEEEDEDLDMMLTIQQLETRTQKRSSAGNIKTELKEPDKQAGTHLSQKEDEAKTDQRSSGRSQDNGALKTNQEEKIKRASAPEKLTFKERQRLFSLASSA; encoded by the exons AACTTGGAGTTTCATGGTGTGATGCGCTTCTACTTTGAGGATCATGTTGGAGGAAATGTGGCCACAAAGTGCCTGCGTGTTGGTAGCGCCTCTTCAACTCATGAAGTTATCGGAACTCTTTCAGAGAAATTCAGGCCTGATATGAAAATGCTGACCACTAGTTATTCCTTGTATGAGATCCACGCCAACAAAG AAAGGAAACTGGATCTGGATGAGAGGCCTTTGGTTGTACAATTAAACTGGACCACAGACAACAGAGACGGACGTTTTGTGCTCAAGAAAGACAAGGAGAGTGTGGAG GAAAACTGTCAcgagaaggaaagaggaggcaTGATCCAAACCTTTAAGAGAACAttgtcaagaaaagaaaagaagaaagagaagaacaaaactAAAGCAACTGGCAAGGTTTCAGAGGAAGGCAATGG GTCAACTGAAAAGCCactgagcaacaacagcatgTCTCACCATGAGACAAAAAAGCAATGCACAGAAAGCAAAAAGCAACAGAGGCAGGCTGCCCAAG aagaaaagcacacaGGAAGTCTGTATCCTGATTCTACTGACCAACCTGGATTACCAATTGGAATTAAATTCTGTGATAACT CTAAGGAAGCCTTCCTGTCTGCAGTCATAAATTACACCAACAGCTCCACAGTTCATTTCAAGCTCTCACCTGCATACATCCTCTATGCTGTGGGGCGCTTTGCTCTGCAATGCCACTACAAGCGAGGCTCTCCACCTTCTGGGCAGTCACACAATGTAACCTCGATTGCGAACAAAATGGTGGCCATGACAGGGAAGGTCATCCAG AGGCAGCAGGCCATCGCGGGCGCTCTCGCCTTCTGGATGGCCAACTCCTCTGAGCTTCTGAACTTTCTCAAGCATGACAAAGACCTCAGCCCACTCACACAGCAAAGTCAGCTCGATCTGTCCCACCTGGTGCACAAAGCTTACAG TTGCCTACTACAGTGTCTACAGAATGAGTTAAGGAAGCACTTGCCAACTTTCTTGATTGATCCTGAGCAACATGGCCCATTGCCAGCTGGTATag AGATGGTGCTGAACACCTTGATGAACGCCATGTTTCTTTTACGCCGCTGTCGGGTCAACCCCGCCCTCACCATCCAGCTCTTCTCCCAACTCTTCCATTTCATCAGTGCCTGGCTTTtcaaccagctgatgtgcccaGAGGCCAACACTCCAGGTTTGCGCTCCCACTACTGGGGAGCTGCTCTCCGCCAGAGGCTCATGGCCATCGAAGCCTGGGCGGAGAGACAGGGCCTGGAGCTGGCTGCTGACTGCCACCTCGGACACATTATCCAG GCAACCATGCTCCTGACCATGAATAAGTACTCAATGAAAGATGCGAAGGACATCCAGAATACCTGTTTCAAGTTGAactcactgcagctgcaggcgTTGCTAGCTGGCTACCTCTATGCAAGCAATGAGCCTCACATCCCCCCT GATTTGATCGATGTTGTAGTGACGGCTGCGGAGGCCTGTGCAGATAACCTGATTCGGAGCGAAGGACGGGAcatccagctggaggagagcctCGACCTCCACCTGCCCTTCCTGCTGCCGGAGGGAGGATACTCCTGTGACTCTGTGAGAGGAATCCCTCCAGGGTTTAGGGAATTTTTAGAGCCAATTTGCAGAAAAG GTCTCTGCTCTTTAACATCCCAGCTGAACTCTAAAGGTGACTGGACCGTGCACTTCAGTAAACCGACTTCTTCTGCCGAGAGCACAGACTTG GCAGcacacagagagccagagaCTGTAACTATCACACTGAACAAACCCCTGAACAGTGGGATGGGGGTCAGCATTGTGGCTGCCAAG GCAGCAGGGCGAGGTAACCTTGGGATTTATATCAAATCTATTGTCAAGGGAGGACCAGCTGAAATG AACGGCAGGTTAACAGCTGGGGATCAGCTGCTGAGTGTGGATGGTCAAAGCCTGGTTGGCCTCAGCCAAGAAAG GGCAGCAGCTATCATGATGCAAACCGGCCCTGTTGTGACCTTGCAGGTTGCAAAGTTTGGAGCGAGCTACCATGGCCTGGGGGCTCTGCTGAGCGAGCCGACCTTAGAGCGGATTAAAg ACGGTAAAGCGCTCACGCTGTACGGTGTCGTGGATCCGGGCCCCTCGGAACATTTCCATGGAAGCAGcaaaaggaagaaagagcagTTAATGCAGAGAAACAGGCAACTTTATCGCTCCAACCCCAACATGACCA CAGATTTTGGGCCCGAGGATGGAGCTGAACCTGCTGACCCTGTTCTGAGAGGGAACAACATGACCGCTGTCTCTAGTATCAACCTCTGTGCTGAT ACATTTCACAGGGAATACTTGACTCTTCCTACCCCTAAATCCCAAGACAAGAACCTGTGTGAATTCAGTCGACCACAGCAAACATTCAAGGTGTCTTTGAGGCCTTTAGACGGACAGAGTTCCAGTAAGAAGACCTTAATG CGCCAAGCTCTGTCACAGGAGAACTTGTGCATGGACAGTGGAGGCCCCCTGCTGGACAAACGGCAGAATTTTTGGGAGCAGAGGGACCAGCATGCAAAGCAAACCATGAGCCACTATTCATCCTTCCCGATTCGCTCAAGTGTTTCTACTCATGACATCCTCTCAGAAAACTGTCCTCTTACAAAGCGACAGCAGAGCAGCCATACAAGTGGCGCCGGCATGTGGAGAACTCCTTTTTCACAACACCCAGCACCTACACCTTCGATCCAGCCAATACGCATCGACATCCCTGTAACCAGAgcggtgaacacacacacaaatcctccACTCACCACCTTCCACAGTTCATCTTTGCTTGTAGTGaagaaaagtaaagtaaatgGAACTAAAGAGAGTCCTCAGAACCAAGCTAATCATATTTACGCATGCCCCCTTCCTGCAACCAAGAAGCTGCCTCAGCCCCCACTTCCATCACAGCAGCAAAGATCCACCACACACAGGGACCAGGCAACAAAATCCCAAGTAAGCACCACCCCAACAAAACATGTCTCCTTCCAAGAACCTCCAACTCAACAAAGGCAGGGCTCAGTTCCCTCAAAGCAAAAAGACCCTCAGGAGCTGGGTGATCCGTGGAGGAGGGAGGCCcaggagaagctggagaaaCAGCAGAGGCTTCATGTAGTGGAGCTCCTGGAGCAGGAGGTGCAGGAGCTCCAGGCCAAAGCGAAGCGCACGGTGGAGGAGAGCGACCGGCTGCGCAAGCTCAGCCTGGAGTGGCAGTttcagaggaggctgcaggagattcagcagagaggagaggatgacgatgaggaggaagatgaagatcTGGACATGATGCTGACGATACAGCAGCTGGAGACAAGAACACAG AAGAGAAGCTCTGCTGGGAACATCAAGACTGAACTGAAGGAGCCAGACAAGCAGGCTGGAACTCATCTCTCCCAGAAGGAAGACGAAGCAAAGACAG ATCAGAGATCGAGTGGAAGGAGTCAAGACAACGGAGCTTTGAAAAC AAACCAGGAGGAGAAAATCAAGAGAGCGTCGGCGCCTGAAAAGCTCACATTCAAGGAGCGTCAGCGTCTCTTTTCCCTGGCGTCCAGTGCATGA
- the dusp23b gene encoding dual specificity protein phosphatase 23b, translated as MASTSPHNFSWVTPGKLAGLALPRMTSEYQFLLDNGIRHLVCLCERKPPYYDSCPELNLHHIKIADFTPPSPSQIDRFLSIVEEANSKGEGVGVHCMHGHGRTGTMLACYLVKTGKMSGIDAINEIRRLRRGSIETHEQEKAVVQFYQRTK; from the exons ATGGCCTCCACTTCCCCACACAATTTCTCCTGGGTCACGCCAGGCAAGCTGGCTGGTCTGGCGCTGCCCAGGATGACATCTGAATACCAATTCCTCCTGGACAACGGTATCAGGCACTTGGTTTGCCTGTGTGAGCGAAAACCACCATACTATGACTCGTGCCCAGAGTTAAATCTGCACCACATAAAGATTGCGGACTTCACTCCTCCTTCACCGAGTCAGATTGACAGATTCCTCTCTATCGTGGAAGAGGCCAACTCCAAGGGGGAG GGTGTGGGAGTTCACTGCATGCACGGTCATGGGAGAACAGGGACCATGCTGGCCTGCTACCTGGTGAAGACGGGGAAGATGTCCGGGATCGACGCCATCAACGAGATCCGCAGACTACGCCGGGGCTCGATCGAAACTCACGAACAAGAGAAAGCTGTAGTGCAGTTTTATCAGCGCACAAAGTAG
- the gng2 gene encoding guanine nucleotide-binding protein G(I)/G(S)/G(O) subunit gamma-2: MASNNTASIAQARKLVEQLKMEANIDRIKVSKAAADLMSYCEAHAKEDPLLSPVPASENPFREKKFFCAIL; the protein is encoded by the exons ATGGCGAGCAATAACACGGCCAGCATTGCACAAGCCAGGAAGCTGGTGGAGCAGCTGAAGATGGAAGCCAACATCGACAGGATAAAG GTGTCAAAAGCAGCGGCAGACTTAATGTCATACTGCGAAGCTCATGCCAAAGAGGACCCTCTGTTATCGCCGGTGCCAGCGTCAGAGAACCCGTTCAGGGAGAAGAAGTTCTTCTGTGCCATCCTGTAA